The stretch of DNA ATGTATAGTGTGAGCTAAGGCTACTTGCTGTAATTTTTTATGATGAAGAATATTAGCTGTGGCATTAAAGAGAGCATCAATTTCAAGAAGGCGAAGATCAGTCATAATATCAATATTGATATTTTCATTAAACCAACCTTCTTTTATACCGCGTTCGATATTGTCGCGGATCATATTTTTAAGGATGTAGCTTCTGAAGAACTCAGCTTCTTTCCAGATTTCAGAATGATATTTTTTTATATCATAAGTGAAACTTGGATTAATGGCCAATGCTAATTGTTCAATGTATTTTAAAGCAATGAAGTTTTCTTCAATGGCATCGTTAGCTTCGGTTTTGCATTTTTCCAGTGCCGACTGATAGCTCATTAAAATGTGATTCATTAACTGACTTACCAACGAAGACTTGTCTTTATATTGTTCGTAAATTGTACGTTTTGAAACTCCGGCTTTTACAGAGATATCATCCATGCTGACGCTCTTTACTCCAAATGTTGTAAAGAGTTTTTCTGCTGTTTCTATAATTCTTTCTTTAACCATGATATCTGTTTGTTAGTTAATGCTTCTATAGGCTCTGATGAAAAGTTCAGTTATTTGTTTTTGTTTCCTGTTGATCACTTTTGCAGTATCCTCGTCTAGTATAGCACTGCGAGTGTTAGGGGTTAATATGCTGAATCTCACTCCGGCCATTACATCCATATATAATTCTGCTGCTTCCAACGGATTTTCTATTTGCATTTCGCCCTTATCATTTGCCTTGGTAAGCAGTTTTTTCATGAAAATAGTCTCTCGTTTTATCGCGTTATAGATGATCTCATCTAAAGATCCCTCAGTGCAATCAATGATGTTTCTGTTAAGACCCATATTGTAGTATTTCATAAAGAAATCATGACGTACATCGATAAGGGTTAATAATGTTTTTTCTATTGACTTAGCATGATTTGCTTCGCACTCGATCTCTTCAAAGTAGTTGTTCAGAATTCTGTCAACTACAGCTTTAAATAAGCTCGCTTTATCTGGAAAGTAATAGTATAATAATGCCTTTGATAAATGCAGATCGTCGGCGATCTCATTCATCGTGGTTTTGGACGGACCATAATGAGCAAAACGTTTTAAAGCCGCTTCTACAATCAGCTCTTGTTTGTCATCTTGTATATCAACTTGACTCATTTACTTTTTGACTTTTTGTATTGAATGGTCAAATGTACAGTGCGAAAACTATATCTTCCAAAAAAGTTTCCTTTTGTAACAACGAATTTACTTATTGACTTTTTGGGTATGTAAGTCAAAAGGTAAAAATG from Solitalea canadensis DSM 3403 encodes:
- a CDS encoding TetR/AcrR family transcriptional regulator; translation: MSQVDIQDDKQELIVEAALKRFAHYGPSKTTMNEIADDLHLSKALLYYYFPDKASLFKAVVDRILNNYFEEIECEANHAKSIEKTLLTLIDVRHDFFMKYYNMGLNRNIIDCTEGSLDEIIYNAIKRETIFMKKLLTKANDKGEMQIENPLEAAELYMDVMAGVRFSILTPNTRSAILDEDTAKVINRKQKQITELFIRAYRSIN
- a CDS encoding TetR/AcrR family transcriptional regulator encodes the protein MVKERIIETAEKLFTTFGVKSVSMDDISVKAGVSKRTIYEQYKDKSSLVSQLMNHILMSYQSALEKCKTEANDAIEENFIALKYIEQLALAINPSFTYDIKKYHSEIWKEAEFFRSYILKNMIRDNIERGIKEGWFNENINIDIMTDLRLLEIDALFNATANILHHKKLQQVALAHTIHFMRGLATIEGVELIEHYTHEA